The Sporocytophaga myxococcoides genome includes a window with the following:
- the pyrR gene encoding bifunctional pyr operon transcriptional regulator/uracil phosphoribosyltransferase PyrR: MEKRLIIGTEHLSITIDRLCHQLIELHGDFSNSVILGIQPRGVSFSERIQRKLQDILQKEVKIGYLDVTFFRDDFRRKDNPLKANATKVPFLIEDKNVILVDDVLYTGRTIRAAMDAMTAFGRPRKVELLVLVDRKYSRDLPIQPNYIGVEVDCLESEKVLVELKEEGLKDDNIWLINKT; this comes from the coding sequence ATGGAAAAAAGACTCATCATCGGTACAGAACATCTTTCAATAACGATCGACAGACTGTGTCATCAGTTGATTGAACTTCACGGTGATTTTTCCAACTCTGTTATTCTTGGTATTCAGCCAAGAGGTGTTAGCTTTTCAGAACGTATTCAAAGAAAACTACAGGACATTCTTCAAAAAGAAGTAAAAATTGGTTATCTGGATGTTACTTTTTTCCGTGATGATTTCAGGAGAAAAGACAATCCTTTGAAAGCCAATGCCACTAAGGTACCTTTTCTTATTGAAGATAAAAATGTAATTCTTGTAGATGATGTGCTCTATACAGGAAGGACGATCCGTGCTGCTATGGATGCCATGACAGCATTCGGAAGACCAAGAAAAGTTGAACTTTTGGTACTTGTAGACAGAAAATACAGCAGAGATCTTCCAATTCAGCCTAATTATATCGGTGTAGAGGTGGATTGCCTTGAATCCGAAAAAGTGTTGGTTGAATTAAAGGAAGAAGGATTGAAAGACGATAATATTTGGTTGATTAATAAAACCTGA
- a CDS encoding pyruvate carboxylase — MSQLKKLEKLLVANRGEIAIRVLRAASELKIKTVAIYTYEDRYSLHRYKADEAYQIGRDNEPLKPYLDIEQIIQLAKRHHVDAIHPGYGFLSENVNLARRCKEEGIIFIGPEPEVMEALGDKVSAKEIAISAGVPIIEDSKENLVSLEIAKKEALRIGYPLMMKAAAGGGGRGMRVIRDESQLERAYNEARAEALKAFGDDTVFLEKFIDRPKHIEVQLMGDNHGNIVHLYERDCSVQRRFQKVVEVAPCPVLKEETKQQIYNYALTIARHVKYNNVGTVEFLVDQDERVYFIEVNPRIQVEHTITEEITGIDIVRSQILIAKGHKLSDPCIFIYRQDDVKCNGFAIQCRVTTEDPANGFKPDYGTIIAYRNAAGFGIRLDEGSSYPGVKISPFFDSLLVKVSSSGRTLRGACDRLHRALREFRIRGVKTNIGFLENVISHPEFIKGHATVKFIEEHPELLNIKNIQDRGTKTLKFLSNVIVNGNQDVKNVDDKRTFRTPQIPFYEKYSPYPDGTKQVLTNGGPQGLVNWLKDQKSIQFTDTTFRDAHQSLLATRVRTKNMVEVAESFAKNHPQVFSMEVWGGATFDVAMRFLHEDPWQRLQLIREAVPNILLQMLIRGSNAVGYKAYPDNLIEKFIEKTWENGVDIFRIFDSLNWVEAMKVSIKAVKERTGGIAEAAVCYSGDILDPDNKKYTLQYYLDMARQLEDLGAHILCIKDMAGLLKPYSAELLIKELKKAVSIPIHLHTHDTSAIQAATYLKAVEAGVDIIDVAIASMSGLTSQPNFNSIVSMLKGHERELKFNMSALNKYSNYWEDVREFYYPFESDLKAGTAEVYENEIPGGQYSNLRPQAEALGLGEKFEKVKQNYALVNKMFGDIIKVTPSSKVVGDMALFMTSNNLTEKDIMEKGQYLSFPESVVSLFKGEIGQAYGGFPEKLQSIILKGEKPFTERPNDHLAPVDFDKEFDAFQQQFGSSSTFLDFLSYKMYPKVFEGYAKHRELYGDVSNIPTLAFFYGLKNNQEILVKLSKGKTIIVKMLYCSAADENGMRTVFFELNGQTRNVQVKDNTIKVTRPTHKKVETTKQVGAPLQGKIGQVMVKVGDAVKENAPLFVVEAMKMETTITSKEDGKIKSIYLPEGTMVEQDDMVLEME, encoded by the coding sequence ATGAGTCAACTTAAAAAGTTAGAAAAGTTACTGGTTGCCAACCGTGGTGAAATTGCTATTCGTGTATTACGTGCAGCATCTGAGTTAAAAATAAAAACCGTAGCTATATATACTTATGAGGATCGATACTCTTTACATCGCTATAAAGCGGATGAAGCCTATCAGATCGGAAGGGATAATGAACCACTAAAACCATACCTTGACATTGAACAAATCATTCAACTTGCCAAAAGACATCATGTAGATGCCATACATCCGGGCTATGGCTTTTTATCAGAGAATGTAAATCTGGCAAGGAGGTGTAAAGAAGAAGGAATTATTTTTATTGGTCCTGAGCCTGAGGTGATGGAAGCTTTGGGGGATAAAGTCTCAGCAAAGGAAATTGCCATCAGTGCAGGGGTGCCTATTATTGAGGACAGTAAAGAAAACCTGGTTTCACTTGAAATTGCAAAGAAAGAAGCGCTGCGAATTGGATATCCGTTGATGATGAAAGCCGCAGCCGGAGGAGGTGGAAGGGGAATGCGTGTTATCCGCGATGAAAGTCAGCTAGAAAGAGCATATAATGAAGCCAGAGCCGAAGCATTAAAAGCTTTTGGTGATGATACGGTTTTCCTTGAAAAGTTTATAGACCGACCGAAACACATAGAGGTACAGCTCATGGGAGATAATCATGGGAATATTGTTCACCTGTATGAAAGAGATTGTTCTGTACAGAGAAGATTTCAGAAAGTCGTAGAGGTAGCTCCATGTCCTGTCTTGAAAGAGGAGACTAAACAACAGATCTATAATTATGCGCTTACAATTGCACGACATGTAAAGTATAACAATGTCGGTACCGTTGAATTTCTGGTGGATCAGGATGAAAGGGTTTATTTTATAGAGGTAAATCCACGTATCCAGGTAGAGCATACCATTACTGAAGAAATAACGGGAATAGATATCGTTCGCTCACAGATTTTGATAGCCAAAGGTCATAAGTTGTCGGACCCCTGTATCTTCATATACAGGCAGGATGATGTTAAATGCAATGGCTTTGCCATTCAGTGCCGTGTGACAACAGAAGATCCTGCCAATGGATTTAAGCCAGATTATGGAACCATCATTGCATACAGAAATGCAGCAGGTTTTGGTATCCGTCTTGATGAAGGTAGTTCTTATCCGGGTGTTAAAATATCGCCTTTTTTCGATTCTCTTCTTGTGAAAGTGTCTTCATCAGGAAGAACCTTGAGGGGCGCTTGCGATCGTCTTCATCGTGCGCTTAGGGAGTTCAGAATAAGAGGTGTAAAAACAAACATAGGATTTTTAGAGAATGTTATTTCTCATCCCGAATTTATCAAAGGCCATGCTACTGTAAAGTTTATAGAAGAACATCCTGAATTGTTGAATATCAAAAATATTCAGGATAGAGGAACCAAGACACTAAAGTTTCTTTCCAACGTGATAGTGAATGGGAATCAGGATGTAAAGAATGTGGATGATAAGAGAACATTCAGAACACCGCAAATCCCATTTTATGAGAAATATAGCCCTTATCCTGATGGAACCAAGCAAGTCCTTACCAATGGTGGGCCGCAGGGGCTTGTAAATTGGCTGAAAGATCAAAAATCGATTCAGTTTACAGATACAACTTTCAGAGATGCGCATCAGTCTCTGCTGGCTACAAGAGTACGTACCAAAAACATGGTTGAGGTAGCAGAGAGTTTTGCCAAAAATCATCCTCAGGTCTTTTCTATGGAAGTATGGGGTGGCGCTACTTTTGACGTGGCCATGAGATTCCTTCATGAAGATCCCTGGCAAAGGCTTCAGCTGATCCGTGAAGCTGTTCCGAATATTCTGCTTCAAATGCTGATCAGAGGTTCCAATGCAGTAGGATATAAGGCTTACCCGGATAATCTGATTGAAAAGTTTATTGAGAAAACCTGGGAAAACGGTGTAGATATATTCAGGATATTTGACTCGCTCAACTGGGTTGAAGCCATGAAGGTAAGTATCAAAGCTGTGAAAGAAAGAACGGGGGGCATTGCAGAAGCAGCAGTCTGCTATTCCGGAGATATTCTGGATCCTGACAACAAGAAGTATACGCTGCAGTATTACCTTGACATGGCAAGACAGCTTGAAGATCTTGGTGCACATATTCTGTGTATTAAAGATATGGCGGGTTTGTTAAAGCCATATTCTGCGGAGCTGCTTATTAAAGAGTTGAAAAAAGCGGTAAGCATTCCTATTCATCTGCATACACATGATACTTCGGCAATTCAGGCTGCGACTTATCTTAAAGCAGTGGAAGCAGGAGTAGACATTATTGATGTGGCCATTGCATCTATGTCCGGGTTGACATCTCAGCCTAACTTTAATTCTATCGTATCAATGCTGAAAGGCCATGAACGTGAGCTTAAGTTTAATATGTCCGCATTGAACAAATATTCAAACTATTGGGAAGATGTAAGAGAGTTTTATTATCCTTTTGAATCTGACCTGAAAGCAGGCACTGCAGAGGTTTATGAAAATGAAATTCCGGGCGGGCAATATTCAAACCTCAGGCCCCAGGCAGAGGCATTGGGCCTGGGAGAAAAGTTTGAAAAGGTAAAGCAGAATTATGCATTGGTGAACAAGATGTTTGGTGATATCATAAAGGTAACGCCAAGCTCTAAAGTTGTGGGTGATATGGCCTTATTCATGACATCAAATAATCTGACTGAAAAAGATATTATGGAAAAAGGACAATACCTGTCTTTCCCTGAGTCTGTCGTCAGTTTGTTTAAAGGTGAAATAGGACAGGCATACGGAGGATTTCCTGAAAAGCTTCAGTCTATTATTCTTAAAGGGGAAAAGCCATTTACAGAAAGACCTAATGATCATTTGGCTCCTGTAGATTTTGATAAAGAATTTGACGCATTTCAACAGCAGTTCGGAAGCTCGTCTACTTTCCTTGATTTTCTGAGCTATAAGATGTATCCAAAAGTATTTGAAGGATATGCTAAACACAGAGAACTATATGGTGATGTTAGCAATATCCCAACACTTGCCTTTTTTTATGGCTTAAAAAACAATCAGGAAATCCTTGTGAAGTTGAGTAAAGGAAAGACAATTATTGTGAAAATGTTGTATTGTTCTGCTGCGGATGAAAACGGAATGAGAACTGTGTTTTTTGAACTTAATGGGCAGACCAGAAATGTGCAGGTGAAGGATAATACCATTAAGGTAACAAGGCCAACTCATAAAAAGGTGGAAACAACCAAGCAGGTAGGAGCTCCATTACAGGGCAAAATCGGACAGGTAATGGTAAAGGTTGGAGATGCTGTCAAAGAAAACGCACCGCTGTTTGTTGTTGAGGCAATGAAAATGGAAACTACCATTACTTCAAAGGAGGATGGAAAAATTAAAAGCATTTATCTTCCAGAGGGGACAATGGTTGAACAGGATGATATGGTTTTAGAAATGGAATAA
- a CDS encoding cystathionine beta-synthase — protein MYYSSIIQAIGNTPLVKLNKVTKGIKGTILVKVEYFNPGNSVKDRMALKMVEDAEKAGILKPGGTIIEGTSGNTGMGLALAAIAKGYKCIFTTTDKQSKEKVDVLRALGAEVIICPTNVAPSDPRSYYCVAAKLNKEIPNSFYPNQYDNLSNTAAHYETTGPEIWSQTEGKVTHFAAGVGTGGTMCGVSKFLKEKNSSIKSIGIDTYGSVFKKYKETGVFDENEIFPYGTEGIGEDILPKNVDFSLIDQFIKVTDKDAAVMTRKLAREEGLFVGWSSGSAVYGALEYAREHFTDNDVMVVILPDHGTRYLAKIYNDVWMKDHGYLESRSFATAKDIIADQKNGKLITIAKNDKVAEAVKILNGKGISQIPVTDGDTFVGSLTDSKVLKKLIENPGLKDLTVGEVMEAPFTFVGLDNTIDVLSSLITKDNTALLVRDEKNDVRIITQADLLSAMAR, from the coding sequence ATGTACTACTCTTCAATTATTCAGGCTATAGGAAATACTCCACTGGTAAAACTTAACAAAGTAACCAAAGGAATAAAAGGGACAATACTCGTTAAGGTAGAGTATTTTAATCCAGGAAATTCTGTAAAAGACAGAATGGCTTTAAAGATGGTTGAAGATGCAGAAAAAGCTGGAATTCTGAAACCAGGAGGAACCATTATAGAAGGTACTTCCGGAAACACAGGTATGGGACTTGCGCTGGCAGCTATTGCAAAAGGCTATAAGTGTATTTTTACCACTACAGATAAACAGTCCAAAGAGAAAGTGGATGTATTGCGCGCACTGGGAGCAGAAGTTATTATTTGCCCTACGAACGTAGCCCCTTCTGATCCCAGATCTTATTATTGTGTTGCCGCGAAATTGAATAAAGAAATTCCGAATTCATTTTATCCGAATCAGTACGATAACCTTTCTAATACCGCTGCTCACTATGAAACAACAGGTCCTGAAATCTGGAGTCAGACTGAAGGTAAGGTAACTCACTTTGCTGCCGGTGTCGGAACAGGTGGTACGATGTGCGGAGTTTCTAAATTCCTCAAGGAAAAGAATTCATCTATCAAATCAATAGGTATTGACACATATGGTTCCGTATTCAAGAAATACAAAGAAACAGGCGTGTTTGATGAAAACGAAATTTTCCCTTATGGAACAGAAGGTATAGGAGAAGACATCCTTCCGAAAAATGTTGACTTCAGCCTGATCGATCAGTTTATAAAAGTTACGGATAAAGATGCAGCTGTCATGACCAGAAAGCTGGCCAGAGAAGAAGGACTATTTGTCGGATGGTCCAGCGGATCTGCAGTGTACGGTGCATTAGAGTATGCAAGAGAGCATTTTACTGATAATGATGTGATGGTGGTTATTTTACCGGATCATGGTACAAGGTATCTTGCGAAAATCTACAATGATGTATGGATGAAAGATCACGGATATCTTGAAAGCCGTAGTTTTGCGACAGCAAAAGACATCATTGCAGATCAGAAAAATGGTAAGCTGATTACGATTGCTAAAAATGATAAAGTTGCAGAGGCCGTGAAGATCCTTAACGGAAAAGGCATTTCTCAGATCCCTGTAACAGATGGTGATACTTTTGTTGGAAGTCTGACTGATTCTAAGGTGTTGAAGAAATTAATTGAAAATCCAGGCTTGAAAGATCTTACAGTGGGAGAGGTAATGGAAGCTCCGTTTACTTTTGTCGGATTGGATAATACGATAGATGTCCTTTCATCTCTGATAACAAAAGATAACACAGCTCTTCTGGTTCGCGATGAAAAAAATGATGTGAGGATTATCACTCAGGCGGATTTGCTTTCCGCGATGGCGCGATAA
- a CDS encoding EVE domain-containing protein produces MNYWLVKSEPFKYPFDQLQKDKSTFWDGVRNYQARNNLKAMKKGDLVLFYHSNEGKEIVGIAKVLKEFYQDPTTDDANWVVVDLGPHKKLKSPVTLETIKADKILGSMSLVKQSRLSVTPVKKEEFDRVIELSEK; encoded by the coding sequence ATGAATTACTGGCTAGTAAAATCAGAACCATTCAAATATCCTTTCGACCAACTTCAGAAGGATAAATCTACTTTCTGGGACGGAGTAAGAAATTATCAGGCCCGTAACAATCTGAAAGCCATGAAAAAAGGAGATCTGGTGCTCTTTTATCACAGCAATGAAGGGAAGGAAATTGTGGGGATAGCAAAAGTCCTGAAGGAATTTTATCAGGATCCGACAACAGATGATGCCAATTGGGTGGTAGTAGATCTGGGGCCTCATAAAAAGTTGAAAAGTCCTGTTACTTTAGAGACGATAAAGGCAGATAAAATACTGGGTAGCATGAGTTTAGTGAAGCAGTCAAGACTTTCTGTAACACCTGTAAAGAAAGAAGAGTTTGACAGAGTTATTGAGTTGTCCGAGAAATAA
- a CDS encoding aspartate carbamoyltransferase catalytic subunit gives MQHLSVKHLLGIKDLTREDINLILDTAENFKEVINRPIKKVPSLRDITIANIFFENSTRTRLSFELAEKRLSADVINFSSSSSSVKKGETLLDTVNNILAMKVDMIVMRHSSVGSPHYLSKHIKAKIVNAGDGTHEHPTQALLDAFTIKEKFGHVEGKKVCIFGDILHSRVALSNIFALQKLGAEVMVCGPITLLPKYIKDLNVKVELDLKKALEWCDVANVLRIQLERQTIKYFPSLREYSLYYGINKSLLDSLNKEIMIMHPGPINRGVELSSDVADSHHSVILNQVENGVAVRMAVLYLLAGATE, from the coding sequence ATGCAGCATTTAAGTGTTAAACACCTTCTTGGAATCAAAGACCTCACCAGAGAGGACATTAATTTAATTTTAGATACTGCGGAAAATTTTAAAGAAGTAATTAACCGGCCCATCAAAAAGGTTCCTTCTTTGAGGGATATTACTATTGCCAATATTTTTTTCGAGAATTCTACGAGAACAAGGTTGTCTTTTGAACTTGCCGAGAAAAGGTTATCAGCAGATGTTATAAATTTTTCTTCGTCTTCCAGTTCTGTAAAGAAAGGAGAGACTTTACTTGACACGGTCAATAATATCCTTGCGATGAAAGTGGATATGATCGTGATGAGACATAGTAGTGTCGGCTCTCCTCATTATCTTTCGAAGCATATAAAAGCCAAAATTGTGAATGCGGGAGATGGAACACATGAACATCCTACTCAGGCTTTGCTGGATGCGTTCACAATAAAGGAAAAATTCGGTCATGTAGAGGGTAAGAAGGTTTGTATTTTCGGTGATATCCTGCATTCAAGGGTAGCACTTTCAAATATTTTTGCATTGCAGAAGTTAGGAGCTGAAGTAATGGTATGCGGTCCTATCACACTTCTTCCAAAATACATCAAAGATCTTAACGTAAAAGTGGAGCTGGATCTTAAGAAAGCGTTGGAGTGGTGCGATGTTGCAAACGTTCTGAGAATTCAGCTTGAAAGACAGACCATCAAATATTTCCCTTCATTAAGGGAGTATTCTTTATATTATGGAATTAATAAATCTTTGTTAGATTCTCTTAACAAAGAAATAATGATCATGCACCCGGGACCTATTAACAGAGGTGTAGAGTTGTCTAGTGATGTAGCTGATTCTCATCATTCCGTAATCCTGAATCAGGTGGAAAACGGCGTGGCGGTTAGAATGGCAGTGCTTTATCTGCTTGCTGGCGCTACAGAGTAA
- a CDS encoding DNA polymerase/3'-5' exonuclease PolX, with the protein MGNQEIINIFKLTASLMELHEENSFKIRTYQNAVYNLDKISSDLASLSLEELASLEGVGKSIAGKIQDLNATGTFPELSSLLAQTPKGVIDILNIKGIGPKKVRSIWKELDIVSTEALLEACNENKIATLKGFGEKTQESIKKELMFASAQKDKWMYAEAEATALKLEKDLSALNLKVSLAGDIQRKSETLDTIQLIVGENQPKKVFDAVSGIKTLEQNIKASGPFVWRGKDLLTEIKVEVKICPEERFGNFTYLNSASSLHLKADLGNSSNLFQLLTSKDFKNEQEIFTHLNFPFIVPELREGYDEIEKARENKLPELITYKDLKGTLHNHSTYSDGVHTLEQMALYCKELGFEYLGISDHSKSAFYANGLQEFRIVEQHAEIDALNKKLTPFKIFKGIESDILNDGSLDYEDSVLASFDFIVASIHSNLKMDKAKATERLIKAIENPYTTMLGHPTGRLLLKREGYPIDHKKVIDACAENNVIIEINAHPRRLDMEWKWVRYALEKGIMISINPDAHEMEGYLDMHYGVHVGRKAGLTKKMTFNALSMEEAEQYFNKKKSSSTTSSNA; encoded by the coding sequence ATGGGCAATCAGGAAATTATCAATATCTTCAAACTCACAGCTTCATTAATGGAGCTGCATGAGGAAAATTCTTTCAAGATCAGAACATATCAAAATGCGGTCTACAATCTTGATAAAATATCCAGCGACTTAGCTTCACTTTCATTAGAAGAACTTGCTTCTCTGGAGGGGGTTGGGAAAAGTATCGCCGGAAAAATTCAGGATTTGAATGCTACAGGTACCTTCCCCGAATTATCTTCTTTGTTGGCTCAAACTCCCAAAGGAGTCATTGATATTTTAAATATAAAAGGGATCGGTCCTAAAAAGGTGCGAAGCATCTGGAAAGAACTTGACATCGTTTCCACTGAAGCCTTGCTTGAAGCTTGCAATGAAAATAAAATTGCCACCTTAAAAGGTTTTGGTGAAAAAACCCAGGAAAGCATTAAAAAGGAGTTAATGTTTGCTTCGGCTCAAAAAGACAAATGGATGTATGCTGAAGCCGAAGCTACCGCTTTAAAGCTGGAAAAAGACCTTTCTGCACTAAACCTAAAAGTATCGCTTGCCGGAGACATTCAAAGAAAATCCGAGACTTTAGATACTATTCAGCTTATTGTCGGAGAGAACCAGCCGAAAAAAGTATTTGATGCAGTTAGCGGAATAAAAACACTTGAGCAGAATATAAAAGCATCAGGACCATTTGTATGGAGGGGTAAAGATCTTTTAACAGAGATCAAAGTTGAAGTAAAAATCTGTCCGGAAGAGCGTTTCGGCAACTTTACATATCTTAATTCAGCCTCCTCTTTACATCTAAAGGCAGATCTGGGAAATTCCTCAAACTTGTTCCAGCTTCTGACTTCAAAAGACTTTAAGAATGAGCAAGAAATTTTCACTCACCTCAATTTTCCATTCATAGTTCCTGAGCTTCGCGAAGGATACGATGAAATAGAAAAGGCAAGAGAAAACAAACTCCCTGAACTCATTACCTACAAAGACCTGAAAGGAACGCTGCACAACCACAGCACCTATAGTGACGGTGTTCATACGCTTGAACAAATGGCTTTGTATTGCAAGGAGCTTGGATTCGAATATCTTGGAATCAGTGATCACTCCAAATCTGCCTTTTATGCAAATGGACTGCAGGAGTTTCGCATTGTAGAGCAACATGCAGAAATCGACGCTTTGAATAAAAAGTTAACACCATTCAAAATTTTCAAAGGTATAGAATCTGATATACTGAATGATGGCAGTCTTGATTATGAAGATTCTGTTTTAGCATCTTTTGATTTTATAGTTGCCTCTATCCATTCCAATCTCAAAATGGATAAAGCAAAAGCTACTGAAAGGCTGATTAAAGCAATCGAAAATCCTTATACCACAATGCTCGGCCACCCGACAGGAAGATTGTTACTTAAAAGAGAAGGATATCCCATAGACCATAAGAAAGTAATTGATGCCTGTGCAGAGAATAATGTAATTATTGAAATCAATGCCCATCCGAGAAGGCTTGATATGGAGTGGAAATGGGTAAGATATGCACTGGAAAAAGGTATCATGATCAGCATTAATCCTGATGCACATGAAATGGAAGGATATCTGGACATGCACTATGGAGTGCATGTGGGAAGAAAGGCCGGCCTTACGAAAAAGATGACTT